TTTACTTCCATTACCAGTGGCTGGACCGAAACAGCAGCCGCTTATTTCTATATTTCAAACTTGGTAATTGCAGAAACTGCGGGTGATGAACGAAGCCAAGTGCTAAAAGACTTGATGGAAAAAGGAAGTTTTTCAACCAATGCCATCCTTTTCAATTCAGGTTCAGCGACCATTAAAAGTGGAAGTGAAGCCATTTTAAAAGAAATAGGCGAAGCCATGCAAAGTGTGCCAGACATGCGCATAATAATTATAGGCCATACCGATGCCGACGGAAGCACAGAAAGCAACCTAAAGCTTTCACAGGAACGCGCCAAATCAGTAAGGGCAGCACTTGTAAGCCAATATGGAATTTCTATTGGAAGAATTCAAACAGATGGGAAAGGAGAGTCAAATCCTGTTGCAGACAACAACAGTGCATCGGGGAAGGAACAAAACCGAAGGGTTGAATTTATAAAACTTTAAACCACATAAACTTTACATACTATGAAAAAAATTTTATTTACAACTATGGCACTTTTCGGGCTTATGGCAGCTGTTCAAGGGCAAAACGGATGCAGTAAATTCTATCCATTGAAAGAAGGCACCAAAGCTGAAATAACCTCTTATGACAAAAAAGGTAAAATAGCAGCCATAGTAGACTATATAGTTTTAAATAAAAAGCAAATCCCCCAAGGGGAAGTTGCAACGATGAAATCTTCTGTTAAGGATGACAAGGGAAAACTGATAGCCGAAACAGAATATGACATTACCTGCGATGGCACTAAAATTTCCATTGATTATAACTCAATGGTAAGCCCCATGATGATGGAGCAATTTCAAAATATGGAGTATGATATTAGCGGTACGGAGCTGGAAATCCCGAACGATCTTTCGGTGGGCCAAGAACTTCCAGACGCCGAAATGAATATGAAAATTAATGTGAGCGGCATTAACATGAATATGGATATGACCATAACAAACAGAAAGGTAATTGGTAAAGAAGACGTAACCACCCCAGCTGGAACGTTTACTTGCTTTGTTATAACCTACGATATGAATACCAAAATGGGAATGACCCAAACAAGTAACTCAAAACAATGGATTGCCGAAGGCGTTGGCATGGTTAAACAGGAAGACTATCAAAGAGGAAAAGTATCATCAAGTAGCGTACTTACCAAATTTTCAAAATAAACTAAACCAATTTAAATTTTAAAAAACCGGGGCTAGGCTTCGGTTTTTTCTATTTGTGTGGCATCAAAAAGATGCAAGAAATGTTTCATTAATTTTTCTTTAACTTCTTCTACGGGTATTTCTGCCCTACCCAATTCAACATTCAGAGAGGTAACCGCTTTTCCCTTAATTCCACAGGGAATCATGTTATCAAAATAGCCTAGATCTGTATTTACATTCAGTGCAAACCCATGCATCGTAACCCAGCGGCTGGCGCGTACGCCCATGGCACAAATTTTTCTCGCAAAAGGGGTACCCACATCTAGCCAAACTCCGGTTTCTCCTTTACTGCGCATTGCGTTTAAACCGTATTCACCTAAAGTGAGGATAATCATTTCTTCCAGCAAACGCATGTATTTATGAATGTCTGTAAAAAAATTCTCCAAATCCAATATGGGATAGCCCACAATTTGCCCAGGGCCGTGATAGGTAATATCGCCTCCCCTATTAATTTTATAAAATGTAGCGTTTATTTCCTTTAACTTTTCTTCGGGAATAAGCAAGTTCTCAATATGCCCGCTTTTCCCCAGAGTGTAAACGTGTGGATGCTCCACAAATAAAAAATAGTTAGGAGTCTGCTTTATTGGAGCAATCTGTTTGTGATTGGCTTTTTTCAATTCTAGAATTTTTTGAAAAAGGGCTTCTTGGTAATCCCAGGTTTCTTTGTAATCCCTTAATCCCAAATCTTCTACCTTCAATACTCTTTGCAAAACCGTTACCTTTAAATTTAGTGGGGTAAAATTATTAATATATATTAATTATTATATCCCATTTAATGTATTTCAAATTTTTTTGGACAAAAAACAAAGTTAAGTTCTTAAAAATTTACTAATTTCCTTAAAGGGTCTTATATTTACAGTTCTAAACATTCATAAAATTACCTAAAAATGAAAAAAAGTACTTTTAAATCCATTGTGGTTTTATCCCTTTCACTCTTGTGTTTTGGATTAAACGCACAGAATTCCTCTAAACTTTGGACCCCAGTATCAGAGCGGGCTGTCTCATCAAAAGTTAAGGAGTTCAGAAATTCTGTTCCTACTGATTATAAGCTTTTCAGTTTAAACACACCAGCACTACAATCCATTCTTGCTACTGCTCCTTCTAGAGCAAACCTTAAAAACTCTAATGTAATTATTGAGCTTCCAGTTGGCAACGGTGAATTGCAAAAATTTAGAGTTGTAGACGCGTCAAACTTTGCTCCAGAATTGCAGCAAAGACACCCTGATATCCGTTCTTTTGCTGGCCAGGGTATAGAAGATCCTTCAGCAGTTGCTAGATTTAGTGTTTCACCATATACAGGTGTACATGTAATGATAACTTCGGCAAAGCACCCTACAGTATACGTAGATCCATACACTCAGGATAAAGGCCAATACATCAGCTATTCCAGAAAAGATTTGCCTTCATCTCTGGAGCCATTTGTATGTTTGGTAGAGGAGCAAATTGGGCCACGACCAAATATTGATGAAAATGCAAGTGCCAATCGAAATGCAGACGATGGGATGCTTAGAACCTTTAGATTGGCTCTAGCTGCTAATGGAGAGTATTCTCTTTGGCATTTAAACAATCAAGGTATTGATCCAGCTGCTAGCGATGCTATTAAAAAAGCAGCCGTTTTATCTGCTCAAAACGTAGCAATGACAAGAGTAAACGGTATTTATGAAAGAGACGTTGCCATAACAATGGTAATTATTCCTAATAATGAGGATATTATATTTTTAAACCCTGCCACAGATGGCTTAGATAATACTTCTAATGTAATTAACCAAATACAGGCTAAAATAGACGGTATTATAGGTTTTCCAAATTATGACATAGGACACGTATTTACCACTGGAGGTGGAGGTATTGCACAACTGCGTTCCCCTTGTACTGCAAATAAAGCAAGAGGTGTAACAGGATTACCAGCCCCCATCAATGATCCATTTTATGTAGATTACGTAAGCCATGAGATGGGCCACCAGTTTGGTGGTAACCATACCCAAAACAATAACTGCCAGAGATCGAATGCATCTTATGAACCAGGAAGCGCATCAACCATTATGGGCTATGCCGGCATTTGTCCTCCTAATGTTCAAAACGTTAGCGATGATTATTTTCACGGTTACAGCATCCAGGAAATGTGGAACTTTGTATCAGTAGGCCAAGGCCAATGTGCTGTACAAACTCCTACTAACAATCTTCCTCCAGATGTAGATGCAGGACCTGACTATACCATTCCAAAATCAACTCCTTTTGTACTTAAAGGAACAGCTATGGATCCTGATGGAGATATTTTGAGCTACTGCTGGGAGCAATTAAACAGCAATCCCGCACCAATGCCACCACTTAACACTTCAATATTAGGGCCAGCCTTTAGATCTATAGATCCACTTGACTCACCGGATAGATATATGCCTATGATTTCAACTGTTCTTGCTGGACAATTAGGGGGACCAGGAACTTCAAATATCTGGGAAGTTGTACCTTCTGTAGCCAGAACTATGAACTTTAGATTAACCGTTCGGGACAACGTAGCCGGTGGTGGCGCTTCGCAAAGCGATAATATGCTATTGACTTTTGATGGAGCTTCGGGTCCTTTTGTAGTAACCTCACAAGCCACACCTACCAATTGGACTATCGGAGATACAGAGACCATTACTTGGGACGTCGCCGGAACTGATGTGGCACCCGTAAGTTGCTCTAATGTTGATATATGGTTTTCTACTGACGGTGGAATCACTTATCCAATCTCTATTGCACTTAACGTACCTAACACCGGTAGCGCAGTTATAGATGTGCCAAATGTGAATACGACTACTGGAAGATTGATGGTAATGGGATCAGACAACATTTTCTATGACCTTAACGACGATGTTATTACAGTTGATGGAACTGTAGGTGTAGATGACTTTACGTTTGAAAATTTTGCTGTTTATCCAAACCCTTCAAATGGCACTTTTAATCTTTCCTTCAAGCCAGCTTCTAACGACAACATTGAAGTTTCACTTTATGATTTGAGAGGAAGAGCTATTAATCAATATACATTTGATGATGTTGCTGCTTCTACTACATTCAGCAAACAATTGAATTACAACTATATTGAAAGCGGTATGTATTTCCTTGTTGTGAAAAATGGCAACAAAGTAACTACCAAGAAGATTGTGAAGAATTAATTCAAAACAGCTTTTCAATAAAAAAAGAGGCGTTCATAATATGAACGCCTCTTTTCATTTAATACAGTTCTTTTCTCTTTATTCTTTATTCTTTATTCTTTATTCTTTATTCAAAGTTTAACCGTTTCCGTAATCCGAGAAACTACTTGCGATGTTTTTCCCACCTTAAAATTAAGTTCAAACATCAAATCACGATTATTTTTTTCTACCAAAAGTTTTCCGTCATTTATTGGGTAATAACCCGCTTCTCCTTTACAATAGCAATGCTTGCCATATAGTAGTTTCACATCACTTAAATTCTGGTTTATGATACTCATATTTTCTGCCGTAGCTGGTATTTCGAAATGGATGGTTTCAGAATAATCACCATCTACAGTTCCTTCAGGGCCCTTTTTTATATAAGTATAGACTACTACTATATTTTGGCCATCAACCATTTCTGGATAGACCGCTCCCGTACCATCTTCTTTAACAATAAGGGTTTTATTTTTATGCAAGACCACGCTACACGTACCTTCTTCTGGGCAATTGTTTTTAGTATCAACTTGTTCCATAGTGTTCTTTTCTGTTGTAGTTACTGTTTCAGTCTGCGTTTTACAGGCGTTTACCATAACTAGTGGGATTAAAAAATAGAATGCTTTCATAGGTGAATGTTTATTGTTAGTAAAGGTGAATATACAAATACATTGCCGAAGTTTATTATTTCTCCAATTCCACTTCCAAATCTAGCAGGTCTGGGTTCTTGAAATATTCAATAAAAGATTTTTGTACGGTCATTGTTTTTCCATCTGCTGAAAATGTAGCTCCAGGTTGGGATGTTTTCTTTATTTTCTTAGGAAAAGTATATTTTAAAGTATAATTAGAGCCCCCCATAAATGCTTCAGCCTGTTTTAAACTATCCACCTGTTTTTGGTGCATTGCCTTATCTTTTATATAAGCATCGCGCTTAAATATATTCTTTTTAAAAGAATAGTTTACGCCTATAAGTTCTGGAGAATCCTCTTCTTTTTTTATTTCGGTATTTGAATCTGGGTTGGGCATTAAATCGCTTGCCTGTTCCAGTCCGTTAAACATATCGTTCGCCTCGTCCACATTTTTAAAATTTGTTGAAATATCATAGACCATTTCAGAGGCTTCTGAATCCATTTTCAAATGAATGTTGTAATTCTCCAGTTTTTTCAGTTTAAGCTGTTCCTTAGCAGGAAGTTTGGAGATACTGTCCCTTTTTTCTTCCAAAAAAAGTTTCATATTAACAATAGTATCCATTTTCACTACTGTTGAATCAACCATTGCGGCACCACCAAAGGCCATCATTTCGTTAAGGTTTACTTCTATGGCCATGGAACCACTTCCATCTTCATTCAAAACCATGGTTTCTGTAAATTGGCAGCTCAATACGGTAAATGCCAAGATTAAAAGTGCTGGTAATTTTAGTCGCATGGATTTATCTGTTAGGATTATTCAAAATGATAAGTGCTGCAATAACACCGGGAATCCAACCACAAACCGTAAGGATAAAAACAATCAATACCGAACCACAACCTTTGCCGATAACGGCAAGCGGCGGAAAAAGGATTGCTAGCAGGACGCGCCATAAACTCATAGAAAACAAAGCTACGATTTATATTCGTTATTTTCAGACTTAGTTAATTCGGGATTTGGAATTTCATACGTGCCTTAAACTTCTTATTTCCAACTTCAAATCTTCATTTCGTTTTTCGTATTTCGTTTTTCCCTCTCCATTTCCCTATCTTTGCAAACTTATATTTATACATACTTTATGCAACTGTCTGAACTGGAAATCATCCGAAGAGAAAAACTACAACAACTGCGCAATATGGGCATCAATCCCTATCCCGCAGACCTGTACCCCGTGACCGATACCTCAAAAAAAATAAAACAACATTTTGAGGAAGGTAAAAGAGTAGTTATTGCCGGAAGGTTGATGAGCCGTAGAATTCAAGGAAAAGCTTCTTTCGCCGAACTTCAGGATGCAGACGGACGCATACAGGTATATTTTAACCGCGACGAAATCTGTACCGGCGAAGACAAAACCCTTTATAACGAAGTCTATAAAAAACTGTTGGACATAGGCGATTTCATTGGGATCGAAGGTGAACTCTTTAATACTCAAGTAGGTGAAAAGACCGTAATGGTAAAAAACTTCACCCTGCTTAGCAAAGCCTTAAAACCATTGCCACAACCGCGCGTAGATGCAGATGGAAAAGTACACGATGCCTTTACCGACCCCGAACAACGATACCGCCAGCGCTATGCAGATTTGGTAGTGAATCCGCACGTAAAGGAGATTTTCGTAAAACGAACCAAGCTTTTTAACGCCATGCGTACCTTTTTTAACGAGCGCGGCTATTTTGAAGTGGAAACTCCCGTTTTACAACCCATTCCGGGGGGTGCTGCGGCAAGACCTTTTATTACGCACCACAACTCCTTGGACATTCCACTGTATATGCGAATTGCGAATGAATTGTACCTAAAAAGATTGATAGTTGGTGGTTTTGACGGCGTGTATGAATTTTCCAAAAACTTCCGAAACGAAGGGATGGACCGAACCCACAACCCAGAGTTTACCGCAATGGAAATTTACGTTTCCTATAAAGATTACAATTGGATGATGGAGTTCTGCGAGCAATTGCTGGAGTTCTGCGCAATGGAAGTAAACGGCACCACAAAAGCAACCTTCGGAAAATATGAAGTAGATTTTAAAGCGCCTTACACCAGAATTACCATGGCCGATGCTATTAAAAAATTCACCGGTTTTGACATTACCGGAAAAACCGAGGACCAAATCCGCCAAGCGGCTCTGGATATGAAAATACCCGTGGACGATACCATGGGCAAAGGAAAGTTGATAGATGAAATTTTCGGTGAAAAATGCGAAGGTAATTTCATACAGCCCACCTTCATCACAGATTATCCAAAGGAAATGAGCCCGCTCTGCAAAGAGCACCGCGACAATCCCGAGCTTACCGAACGTTTTGAATTAATGGTCTGCGGCAAGGAAATAGCAAATGCGTACAGCGAATTGAACGACCCAATAGACCAGCGCGAGCGTTTTGAGGCACAACTAAAACTCGCAGACAGAGGCGATGAAGAAGCTACGGCCTTTATAGATTACGACTTTCTTCGGGCGTTAGAGTACGGCATGCCGCCAACCAGCGGTATGGGCATTGGTATGGACAGATTGATTATGTTTCTTACCAACAACGCGTCCATACAGGAAGTGCTCTTCTTCCCGCAAATGCGCCCCGAAAAGAAAAAAGTGGAAATGACCGAAGATGAAAAAGCTGTTTATACACTTTTAAAAACCAACTCGCCCATTGCTTTGGAAGAACTAAAAGCCCAAAGCGGCTTAAGCAATAAAAAATGGGACAAAGCCATAAAAGGATTGACTGCTTCAAAATTGGCAAAGGTTGAAAAGACGGATGAAAGCTTGAGGGTTTCTGCAACTTAACTTGCAAATTTTCTTACTTCGAGTAGAGCATCAAAATTAGATGTAGTGACAAAAATCTAGGTATCTTAATAAACCACCGCCCATGCTTTTCCTCCTTTTTGGCATAAGTGGTCTGGCATCCCTGCCAGAAACATGAGCGGCGGTATTTTAATTTCGAAATTATTTATTTTATCGCTTCTAGAAAACAAACAATTAGGGAAGACATCCTTTCGTTGAGGGAAAAATGCGTTTTAGGCAATTTTTTAATTTAACAGCCAAAAACGTACACATTCGTACTATTTTTATATTTTTAGCCACCATATTATTTACAAAATGAAAAAAATATTTCTACTTATTTTAATAGGCGTTGTGATCATTTCCTGTGGAAAGGATGACGATTATGAACCCGTGGAAACAGACAACCAAGCGCCTTCAAAACCCTTAAACCTAACCGCATCCGAACAAACGGAAACTTCCCTGAAACTCACTTGGGATGCCGCAACAGATAATGTGGGCGTTACTGCCTACCGAATTTATCAAGACGGAACGGCACTTTCAAGTACAGTTACCGAGACTACTACAAACATTACTGGTTTAAATCCGGGAACGGCATACAGTTTTTACGTAACGGCACTTGATGCAAAAAATAACGAATCTGCCCCAAGCAACACGGTTGATGCACTTACCGTAGCCCAGCCGTTAACTTTTTTGCCCACACTTTCTGAAATGGGCGTATTTGCAGGAACCCTTTCAGATTTAAATCCTGCCGATGGCGTGCAACTTTACGAAATAAACAGCACCCTTTTTACAGATTACACCCATAAACAGCGATTGATTCGATTGCCGGAAGGGCAAAGCATGCGTTATAACAATACAGATTTACTGCCAAGCTTTCCTGATAATACTTTAATTTCAAAAACCTTTTATTACAATATAGACGAGCGCGACCCTTCCCTTGGGAAAAAAATAATTGAAACCCGCATTCTTCTAAAAGTAAACGGCGAATGGCTTGCGGGAGATTACATTTGGAACGCCGCCCAAACAGAAGCTACCTACCGTGAAACAGGAAGTACAGAAGCAATCAGCTATATTGATGGCAATGGCCAAACCCAAAACGTAGCTTACGAAATACCTTCCAAACAGGATTGCTTTACCTGCCATAACAATAATGCTACTACTTTTCCCATCGGTCCAAAACTGCGCAACCTAAACTTTGTACCCTCCTATACCACCCAAAACCAATTGGATTATTTGGCTTCAATAGGAATGTTACAAGGTGTGTCAGCCAATAACATAAGCGTTCTACCCAATTGGGAAAATGACAATTTATTGTTGGAAGACCGCGCACGTGCTTACATGGATATTAATTGCGCTCACTGCCATCAGCCCGGCAGCAGTGTACCACCTGGTTTCATGTTAGATTTTAGACTAGAGACAGATTTCAACGATACCGGTATTTATGCCAATCGCGGCGAGGTAATAGCACGTTTTCAAAGTACACTGCCAACCTACAGGATGCCACAGTTAGGAAGAACTGTCGTACACTCAGAAGCTTTACAAATGCTGGAAGAATATATTGATTCCCTTTAATGTTTTAGAAAAAAAGTATAGAGCCGCTGATTGCGGCTCTTTTTAGTTTATACTGTTTAGAAATTAAACCTATTTGTATTTTCAACGTCATAGCTATGTTGAACAATAAAAATAATAAACATGAAAAAAGCAATGATAATTTTACTGGCGTTTACAACTTTCGCCATAACCGCACAAAACAAAGATGCTGACCGAAGGGAGCAACGTAAGGAGATGAAAGAAAATTTCACAGCTGAGCAAAAGGCTGAGCTACGGGCAAAAAAAATGACTCTTGCCTTAGACCTAAACCAGTCACAACAGGAAAAAGTAAAGAAAGTTTTTCTGGAAATGGAAGCAACAAAACCCAAACGTCCCCACAACTGGAAAGAAATGACCGATACCCAAAAGTTTGAGGCTAAAAACACCATGCTGGACAGCCGTATTGCCATGAAAAAAGAAATGAAAAATATTCTTACCGAAGAACAATTTACAAAATGGGAAAAGCAACAACAGCATAGAGAGCACCGCTTCAAGAACAAAAAAGGCAATAAGCAAAGCCTTCACAGGCAATAAAATCTCTAAAAACATTTTTTGGTGCAATTATTGTTTAAATTATAGGCAAATTGGTTACATTAGTAACCTTAAATTAAAAAAACAAAAAAATGAGAAACCTACTAACAGTATTTGCCTTTGCAGCCACAATGCTTTTTGGAATTCAGAATGCTTCTGCTCAAGAGTTATCACAAGATAACACCCGCCCAGAAGTAATAGCAAAAACGGAAACTGCAAAACTTACCGAAACCTTAGACCTGACTGGTGACCAAAGTCGAACCATTTTCAGAGCATTGGTGGCTAAAGAAGTAGCCTATCGGAAAAATAATTTGACTACCGACACTAACAGCAATTCAGCAGAAAAGAAACAAATTGATAATCAGTTAAAAGATGCAATGAAAAAAACACTTACTGCTGAACAATATGCTAAGTGGCTGAAAATAAATAATTAGTGATTAATTATATTTAAAGTCAAGACCCTTTCTAAATTTAGAAAGGGTCTTTTATTTTATCTAATTTTTATTTCTTAATTAAGTGTTTTCGCAACTTTGCCGCAGGCAGAAATGGTAGCATCCAAATCATCATAGCTTAAAGCATCGCAGATAAACCAGGTTTCAAAAGCGCTAGGTGCAATATAAACACCTTCCTTTAGCATTCCATGGAAAAACTTTTTAAAGCTTTCATTGTTTGCCGCTGCCGCGGAATCAAAATCAGTAACGGGTTTGTCAGAAAAATGTACTGAAATCATGGAGCCCACACGATTTATTGTAAATTTTACACCTTCTGAAGTAAGTACCGCTTCCAAACCTTTGTGTAAATATTCTGTCTTTTTGGCAATGGAATTGAAGATCTCTCTGTTTGAATCCAATTCCTGCAGGATGGCCAATCCAGCAGCCATCGCCAAGGGATTGCCACTTAAAGTCCCTGCCTGATAAACAGGCCCCACAGGTGCCAAACGATTCATAATTTCTTCTCTTGCAGCAAAGGCACCAACTGGCAATCCGCCGCCAATAACCTTTCCAAAGGTTACAATATCCGCTTTCACTCCAAACAATTCCTGTGCGCCGCCGGCAGCAAGCCTAAAACCCGTCATTACTTCGTCAAAAATCAAAAGGATATTGTTTTCATCACAAAGTTTCCGCAAGCCTTCCAAAAATCCCTTGGAGGGTGGAATACAGCCCATGTTACCTGCCACAGGTTCTAAAATAATACAGGAAATCTTATCCTTATTTGCTGTTATTACTTCTGCTACATTTTTTAAATCGTTGTAGGTAGCCAGCAAGGTATCTTTTGCAGTGCCTTGCGTAACCCCCGGACTGTTTGGGCTGCCAAAAGTTACTGCGCCACTTCCGGCTTGTATGAGGAAAGAATCGCTATGCCCGTGGTAACAACCTGCAAATTTTATAATTTTATCCTTTCCCGTATAACCTCTTGCCAATCGCACAGCACTCATACAAGCTTCAGTTCCGCTGTTCACAAAGCGTATTTTATCTATATTGGGAACCATGGAAACGGCCAGTTCGGCGATTTTAGTTTCAATTTCCGTAGGCATTCCAAAGGAAGTTCCTTTTTTTGCCTTTTCAATTACAGCATTTACTACAGCTTCGTGTGCATGGCCCAAAATCATCGGGCCCCATGAATTTATATAGTCAATCAGTTTGTTTCCATCTGCGTCATATAGATAAGCGCCTTTTGCTTTTTCAACAAAAATGGGTGTCCCTCCCACTGCCTTAAAAGCGCGGACAGGGGAATTGACACCGCCAGGAATGACTTTCTCTGCTTCTGCAAAAAGGGCGCTGCTTCTTTGGTAATTCATATTAAATAATTGAGGGTTTTATTTATAAATAAGTGGGTTGATTTTAAGAAATCTTTTTATTTCTCTGAAATTTTAAATTTCCACTCAAAAGATTTTACTGATTTTTTTCAGGATGCAAATACAAGATCTGCCCAATAGACAAATCGTTATTTTTTAAACCATTGTATTTTTTTAGGGTTTCAACGGTAATATTAAACCTTTTTGAAATACTGTAAAGGGTATCTCCAGCTTGTACGGAATAAGTTCCAATTTTTGCATCATCGGGGTCAATGGCACCCACCCTTCTTCCTAAGACCTCATCATCATAAGCGGTAAGATTATATCTTTCAATAATGCCTATAAGCTTGTCAGGATATTTGGGGTCTGTGGCATAGCCCGCGTTTCGCAAGCCTTTTGCCCAACCCTTATAGTCATCCTTGCGAAGTTTGAATAAATCTTGATAGCGGCTTCGCTGTGTTAGGAACAAAGAGTGGTCTCTATAGGAATATTTAGGGTCGTTATATTTTCTAAAGCATTCGCCACGCTCGTCATCATCATGATAAACGCGGTCGCCTTCCCAGCCTGTATGGCATTTTATCCCAAAGTGATTATTGGCCTTCAATGTAAGCTCACCGGCCCCGGCACCACTTTCCAAAATTCCTTGGGCCAATGTAATGCTGGCGGGTATTCCGTATTGCAGCATCTCTTCCTTGGCAATTTCACCATATTCTTTAATGTAATTGGCCACGCGTTCGCTATAAGGTATGTTGACCGGCACTACTACAACCTCGGGTTCTTCTGCCTTTGTATCCTTTTCCTTTACGGTTTGATTTACCCT
The Aequorivita iocasae genome window above contains:
- a CDS encoding YqaE/Pmp3 family membrane protein; protein product: MSLWRVLLAILFPPLAVIGKGCGSVLIVFILTVCGWIPGVIAALIILNNPNR
- a CDS encoding glucosaminidase domain-containing protein — translated: MIGRITILLLVVIVCFSSCKSKKTATKYRKKHNTERVVRVNQTVKEKDTKAEEPEVVVVPVNIPYSERVANYIKEYGEIAKEEMLQYGIPASITLAQGILESGAGAGELTLKANNHFGIKCHTGWEGDRVYHDDDERGECFRKYNDPKYSYRDHSLFLTQRSRYQDLFKLRKDDYKGWAKGLRNAGYATDPKYPDKLIGIIERYNLTAYDDEVLGRRVGAIDPDDAKIGTYSVQAGDTLYSISKRFNITVETLKKYNGLKNNDLSIGQILYLHPEKNQ
- a CDS encoding fibronectin type III domain-containing protein, whose translation is MKKIFLLILIGVVIISCGKDDDYEPVETDNQAPSKPLNLTASEQTETSLKLTWDAATDNVGVTAYRIYQDGTALSSTVTETTTNITGLNPGTAYSFYVTALDAKNNESAPSNTVDALTVAQPLTFLPTLSEMGVFAGTLSDLNPADGVQLYEINSTLFTDYTHKQRLIRLPEGQSMRYNNTDLLPSFPDNTLISKTFYYNIDERDPSLGKKIIETRILLKVNGEWLAGDYIWNAAQTEATYRETGSTEAISYIDGNGQTQNVAYEIPSKQDCFTCHNNNATTFPIGPKLRNLNFVPSYTTQNQLDYLASIGMLQGVSANNISVLPNWENDNLLLEDRARAYMDINCAHCHQPGSSVPPGFMLDFRLETDFNDTGIYANRGEVIARFQSTLPTYRMPQLGRTVVHSEALQMLEEYIDSL
- a CDS encoding zinc-dependent metalloprotease; the protein is MKKSTFKSIVVLSLSLLCFGLNAQNSSKLWTPVSERAVSSKVKEFRNSVPTDYKLFSLNTPALQSILATAPSRANLKNSNVIIELPVGNGELQKFRVVDASNFAPELQQRHPDIRSFAGQGIEDPSAVARFSVSPYTGVHVMITSAKHPTVYVDPYTQDKGQYISYSRKDLPSSLEPFVCLVEEQIGPRPNIDENASANRNADDGMLRTFRLALAANGEYSLWHLNNQGIDPAASDAIKKAAVLSAQNVAMTRVNGIYERDVAITMVIIPNNEDIIFLNPATDGLDNTSNVINQIQAKIDGIIGFPNYDIGHVFTTGGGGIAQLRSPCTANKARGVTGLPAPINDPFYVDYVSHEMGHQFGGNHTQNNNCQRSNASYEPGSASTIMGYAGICPPNVQNVSDDYFHGYSIQEMWNFVSVGQGQCAVQTPTNNLPPDVDAGPDYTIPKSTPFVLKGTAMDPDGDILSYCWEQLNSNPAPMPPLNTSILGPAFRSIDPLDSPDRYMPMISTVLAGQLGGPGTSNIWEVVPSVARTMNFRLTVRDNVAGGGASQSDNMLLTFDGASGPFVVTSQATPTNWTIGDTETITWDVAGTDVAPVSCSNVDIWFSTDGGITYPISIALNVPNTGSAVIDVPNVNTTTGRLMVMGSDNIFYDLNDDVITVDGTVGVDDFTFENFAVYPNPSNGTFNLSFKPASNDNIEVSLYDLRGRAINQYTFDDVAASTTFSKQLNYNYIESGMYFLVVKNGNKVTTKKIVKN
- a CDS encoding TapB family protein produces the protein MKKILFTTMALFGLMAAVQGQNGCSKFYPLKEGTKAEITSYDKKGKIAAIVDYIVLNKKQIPQGEVATMKSSVKDDKGKLIAETEYDITCDGTKISIDYNSMVSPMMMEQFQNMEYDISGTELEIPNDLSVGQELPDAEMNMKINVSGINMNMDMTITNRKVIGKEDVTTPAGTFTCFVITYDMNTKMGMTQTSNSKQWIAEGVGMVKQEDYQRGKVSSSSVLTKFSK
- the lipB gene encoding lipoyl(octanoyl) transferase LipB, whose product is MQRVLKVEDLGLRDYKETWDYQEALFQKILELKKANHKQIAPIKQTPNYFLFVEHPHVYTLGKSGHIENLLIPEEKLKEINATFYKINRGGDITYHGPGQIVGYPILDLENFFTDIHKYMRLLEEMIILTLGEYGLNAMRSKGETGVWLDVGTPFARKICAMGVRASRWVTMHGFALNVNTDLGYFDNMIPCGIKGKAVTSLNVELGRAEIPVEEVKEKLMKHFLHLFDATQIEKTEA
- the hemL gene encoding glutamate-1-semialdehyde 2,1-aminomutase; translation: MNYQRSSALFAEAEKVIPGGVNSPVRAFKAVGGTPIFVEKAKGAYLYDADGNKLIDYINSWGPMILGHAHEAVVNAVIEKAKKGTSFGMPTEIETKIAELAVSMVPNIDKIRFVNSGTEACMSAVRLARGYTGKDKIIKFAGCYHGHSDSFLIQAGSGAVTFGSPNSPGVTQGTAKDTLLATYNDLKNVAEVITANKDKISCIILEPVAGNMGCIPPSKGFLEGLRKLCDENNILLIFDEVMTGFRLAAGGAQELFGVKADIVTFGKVIGGGLPVGAFAAREEIMNRLAPVGPVYQAGTLSGNPLAMAAGLAILQELDSNREIFNSIAKKTEYLHKGLEAVLTSEGVKFTINRVGSMISVHFSDKPVTDFDSAAAANNESFKKFFHGMLKEGVYIAPSAFETWFICDALSYDDLDATISACGKVAKTLN
- the lysS gene encoding lysine--tRNA ligase, translating into MQLSELEIIRREKLQQLRNMGINPYPADLYPVTDTSKKIKQHFEEGKRVVIAGRLMSRRIQGKASFAELQDADGRIQVYFNRDEICTGEDKTLYNEVYKKLLDIGDFIGIEGELFNTQVGEKTVMVKNFTLLSKALKPLPQPRVDADGKVHDAFTDPEQRYRQRYADLVVNPHVKEIFVKRTKLFNAMRTFFNERGYFEVETPVLQPIPGGAAARPFITHHNSLDIPLYMRIANELYLKRLIVGGFDGVYEFSKNFRNEGMDRTHNPEFTAMEIYVSYKDYNWMMEFCEQLLEFCAMEVNGTTKATFGKYEVDFKAPYTRITMADAIKKFTGFDITGKTEDQIRQAALDMKIPVDDTMGKGKLIDEIFGEKCEGNFIQPTFITDYPKEMSPLCKEHRDNPELTERFELMVCGKEIANAYSELNDPIDQRERFEAQLKLADRGDEEATAFIDYDFLRALEYGMPPTSGMGIGMDRLIMFLTNNASIQEVLFFPQMRPEKKKVEMTEDEKAVYTLLKTNSPIALEELKAQSGLSNKKWDKAIKGLTASKLAKVEKTDESLRVSAT